Proteins encoded within one genomic window of uncultured Desulfobacter sp.:
- the rlmB gene encoding 23S rRNA (guanosine(2251)-2'-O)-methyltransferase RlmB, translating to MTGKSGPQGRRGKFRGQGRKKENKNSGDKEILYGYHSVFEALKAGRRKFESILLHENRSDKRVQAVADLAGKKQVAVKTVPGEELDRLADFARHQGIAARVSDFPVQPVSAMLKQIEARTDPVFILILESIEDPQNTGALIRTALCAGVDYIVMPKDRSALPSAGVSRSSAGAMEHAPIFLATNLSALIRDLKKYGVWVSGLDAGGDKGLFEADLTGNLALVVGGEHTGLRPGIRKVCDFILSIPMQTHITSLNASVAGGIAMFEARRQRLGTNAG from the coding sequence ATGACCGGCAAATCCGGGCCCCAGGGGCGGAGGGGCAAATTTAGGGGGCAGGGGCGAAAAAAAGAGAATAAAAATTCCGGGGATAAAGAGATCCTCTACGGATATCACTCGGTATTTGAGGCATTGAAAGCCGGCCGGCGTAAATTTGAATCCATCCTGTTGCATGAGAACCGGTCTGATAAACGTGTACAGGCTGTGGCGGATTTGGCCGGGAAAAAACAGGTGGCGGTGAAAACCGTTCCTGGTGAGGAATTGGATCGGCTGGCCGACTTTGCCCGCCATCAGGGTATTGCCGCCCGGGTGTCCGACTTTCCGGTACAACCCGTCTCTGCGATGCTCAAGCAGATTGAAGCCCGGACCGATCCGGTGTTTATTCTGATCCTTGAAAGCATTGAAGATCCCCAGAATACCGGTGCACTGATCCGCACCGCCCTGTGTGCCGGTGTGGATTATATCGTGATGCCAAAAGACCGTTCTGCTTTGCCGTCTGCCGGAGTCTCCCGCAGTTCAGCGGGTGCCATGGAGCATGCCCCCATCTTTTTAGCCACCAATCTCTCGGCTTTGATCCGTGACCTTAAAAAATATGGCGTCTGGGTATCCGGTTTGGATGCCGGAGGTGATAAAGGCCTTTTTGAGGCAGACCTTACCGGTAATCTGGCTCTGGTGGTGGGGGGCGAACATACCGGGCTGCGGCCCGGGATAAGAAAAGTCTGTGATTTTATTTTATCCATTCCCATGCAAACCCATATTACATCGCTTAATGCATCTGTGGCAGGCGGTATTGCCATGTTTGAGGCGCGTCGTCAACGCCTGGGCACCAACGCCGGATGA
- the gmk gene encoding guanylate kinase, producing the protein MAAKLFIVSAPSGAGKTTLVNALLKRFDDLVFSISHTTRPPRQGEVHATDYFFTDKAQFMEMVESGQMLEWAQVHDNCYGTSATFVQEQLAAGQSVLLDIDVQGGRQIMDCGLNSVSIFIMAPSLAVLEQRLRGRGTDTEEVIRKRLENAKEEIAQKSYYTHVVVNDVLDEAIAELVGIVEQETGN; encoded by the coding sequence ATGGCAGCTAAACTTTTTATTGTGTCAGCACCCTCCGGTGCCGGCAAAACAACCCTTGTCAACGCATTGTTGAAGCGGTTTGACGATTTGGTGTTCTCCATTTCCCACACCACCCGCCCCCCCCGGCAAGGGGAGGTTCACGCAACAGATTATTTTTTTACGGATAAGGCACAGTTCATGGAAATGGTGGAATCCGGCCAAATGCTTGAGTGGGCCCAAGTCCACGATAATTGTTACGGCACCTCTGCCACATTTGTTCAAGAACAGCTTGCCGCAGGCCAAAGCGTTTTATTGGATATTGATGTCCAGGGCGGGCGGCAGATTATGGATTGCGGTCTGAACTCCGTTTCCATATTCATCATGGCCCCGTCTTTGGCGGTGCTTGAACAGCGGTTGCGGGGCAGGGGCACCGATACCGAAGAGGTCATCCGCAAGCGACTGGAAAATGCAAAAGAAGAAATTGCCCAAAAATCCTATTATACCCATGTAGTGGTCAATGATGTGCTGGATGAGGCAATTGCCGAACTTGTCGGCATTGTTGAACAGGAGACAGGGAACTGA
- a CDS encoding DUF370 domain-containing protein, translating into MEQALLGIGFGNTVVADRVVAILSPNSSPMKRVKDEAREDRRLIDVTHGRKTRAIIVTDSNHVILSAIQAETVSARFESLIQNPGEVQEE; encoded by the coding sequence ATGGAACAGGCACTCTTGGGCATTGGGTTTGGTAATACTGTGGTGGCAGATCGAGTGGTGGCGATTTTGTCTCCGAACTCGTCGCCTATGAAGCGGGTCAAAGATGAAGCCCGGGAGGATCGGCGCCTTATTGATGTGACCCATGGCAGAAAAACCCGGGCCATCATTGTGACGGACTCAAACCATGTGATCCTGTCTGCGATTCAGGCAGAAACTGTTTCCGCACGCTTTGAGTCTCTGATCCAAAATCCCGGAGAAGTGCAGGAGGAATAG